One genomic window of Eptesicus fuscus isolate TK198812 chromosome 6, DD_ASM_mEF_20220401, whole genome shotgun sequence includes the following:
- the PWWP2A gene encoding PWWP domain-containing protein 2A isoform X3, which produces MAAVAAEAAATAASPGEGGAGEAEPEMEPIPGSEAGTDTLPVTATEASVPDGEADGQPSAPQADEPPLSSPRELARSPEAAGPKLEAEEKLPAQVVEAAAAAPQEGLDLPPSPAPPPEQPPAPEERQEPPLPQPAAPALVPPAGGDSAVSQLIPGSEVRVTLDHIIEDALVVSFRLGEKLFSGVLMDLSKRFGPHGIPVTVFPKREYKDKPEAMQLQSNTFQEGTEVKCEVNGAVPNDPSPVPPPEPSLAESLWTSKPPPLFHEGAPYPPPLFIRDTYNQSIPQPPPRKIKRPKRKMYREESTSIMNAIKLRPRQVLCDKCKNSVVAEKKEIRKGSSASDSSKYEDRKRRNESITTVNKKLKADHKVDGKNQNESQKRNAVVKVSNIAHSRGRVVKVPAQANTSKAQLSTKKVLQSKNMDHAKAREVLKIAKEKAQKKQSETSASRNAHSKVHFTRRYQNPSSGSLPPRVRLKPQRYRNEENDSSLKTGLEKMRSGKLAPKPQSRCTSTRSAAQRH; this is translated from the exons ATGGCGGCCGTGGCTGCAGAGGCGGCAGCGACTGCAGCGTcccccggggaggggggcgccgGCGAGGCCGAGCCGGAGATGGAGCCCATCCCCGGCAGCGAGGCCGGTACTGACACCCTCCCGGTCACGGCCACTGAAGCATCTGTGCCGGACGGCGAGGCCGACGGGCAGCCGTCCGCTCCTCAGGCCGACGAGCCGCCGCTCTCGTCGCCGCGGGAGCTTGCTCGCAGCCCGGAGGCGGCGGGGCCGAAGCTGGAGGCTGAGGAGAAGCTGCCCGCCCAGGTGGTGGAGGCGGCGGCAGCCGCGCCTCAGGAAGGGCTcgaccttcccccttcccccgcgCCACCGCCCGAGCAGCCCCCGGCTCCCGAGGAGCGCCAGGAGCCGCCGCTGCCCCAGCCCGCAGCCCCGGCGCTGGTGCCGCCGGCGGGCGGGGACTCCGCGGTGTCGCAACTCATCCCCGGCTCGGAGGTGCGGGTCACGCTGGACCACATCATTGAGGACGCGCTCGTCGTGTCGTTCCGCCTTGGGGAGAAGCTCTTCTCCGGGGTCCTCATGGATCTGTCCAAAAG gTTTGGGCCCCACGGGATTCCTGTGACAGTATTTCCCAAAAGGGAATATAAGGATAAACCTGAAGCCATGCAGCTCCAAAGTAATACATTCCAAGAAGGGACGGAAGTCAAGTGTGAAGTGAATGGTGCTGTTCCCAACGACCCTTCTCCTGTCCCGCCGCCTGAGCCGAGCTTGGCTGAAAGCCTGTGGACTTCCAAACCACCACCACTCTTCCATGAAGGAGCACCTTACCCTCCCCCTTTGTTTATCAGGGACACATATAACCAGTCAATACCTCAGCCACCTCCTCGGAAAATTAAGCGACCCAAACGAAAAATGTACAGGGAAGAATCTACTTCAATAATGAATGCTATTAAACTACGACCCAGGCAGGTCCTATGTGACAAATGTAAAAACAGTGTTGTtgctgaaaaaaaggaaattagaaaaggtAGTAGTGCAAGTGACTCTTCTAAATATGAAGATAGAAAAcggagaaatgaaagcataactACTGTGAACAAAAAACTGAAAGCTGACCATAAAGTGGATGGGAAAAACCAAAATGAAAGCCAGAAAAGAAATGCTGTGGTTAAGGTTTCAAATATTGCTCACAGCAGAGGCAGAGTAGTCAAAGTTCCTGCTCAGGCGAATACATCAAAAGCTCAGTTAAGTACTAAAAAAGTGCTCCAGAGTAAGAACATGGATCATGCAAAAGCTCGGGAAGTGTTAAAAATTGCCAAAGAAAAGGCACAAAAGAAGCAAAGTGAAACCTCTGCGTCCAGAAATGCACATTCAAAAGTCCATTTCACACGTCGATATCAGAATCCTAGCTCAGGTTCCCTTCCACCCCGGGTTCGTTTAAAACCACAAAGGTACAGGAATGAAGAAAATGACTCTTCTCTGAAGACGGGACTTGAGAAAATGCGGAGTGGCAAGCTGGCACCCAAGCCCCAGTCTCGTTGCACCTCTACCCGCTCAGCAG
- the PWWP2A gene encoding PWWP domain-containing protein 2A isoform X2 gives MAAVAAEAAATAASPGEGGAGEAEPEMEPIPGSEAGTDTLPVTATEASVPDGEADGQPSAPQADEPPLSSPRELARSPEAAGPKLEAEEKLPAQVVEAAAAAPQEGLDLPPSPAPPPEQPPAPEERQEPPLPQPAAPALVPPAGGDSAVSQLIPGSEVRVTLDHIIEDALVVSFRLGEKLFSGVLMDLSKRFGPHGIPVTVFPKREYKDKPEAMQLQSNTFQEGTEVKCEVNGAVPNDPSPVPPPEPSLAESLWTSKPPPLFHEGAPYPPPLFIRDTYNQSIPQPPPRKIKRPKRKMYREESTSIMNAIKLRPRQVLCDKCKNSVVAEKKEIRKGSSASDSSKYEDRKRRNESITTVNKKLKADHKVDGKNQNESQKRNAVVKVSNIAHSRGRVVKVPAQANTSKAQLSTKKVLQSKNMDHAKAREVLKIAKEKAQKKQSETSASRNAHSKVHFTRRYQNPSSGSLPPRVRLKPQRYRNEENDSSLKTGLEKMRSGKLAPKPQSRCTSTRSAAYYIILRENSC, from the exons ATGGCGGCCGTGGCTGCAGAGGCGGCAGCGACTGCAGCGTcccccggggaggggggcgccgGCGAGGCCGAGCCGGAGATGGAGCCCATCCCCGGCAGCGAGGCCGGTACTGACACCCTCCCGGTCACGGCCACTGAAGCATCTGTGCCGGACGGCGAGGCCGACGGGCAGCCGTCCGCTCCTCAGGCCGACGAGCCGCCGCTCTCGTCGCCGCGGGAGCTTGCTCGCAGCCCGGAGGCGGCGGGGCCGAAGCTGGAGGCTGAGGAGAAGCTGCCCGCCCAGGTGGTGGAGGCGGCGGCAGCCGCGCCTCAGGAAGGGCTcgaccttcccccttcccccgcgCCACCGCCCGAGCAGCCCCCGGCTCCCGAGGAGCGCCAGGAGCCGCCGCTGCCCCAGCCCGCAGCCCCGGCGCTGGTGCCGCCGGCGGGCGGGGACTCCGCGGTGTCGCAACTCATCCCCGGCTCGGAGGTGCGGGTCACGCTGGACCACATCATTGAGGACGCGCTCGTCGTGTCGTTCCGCCTTGGGGAGAAGCTCTTCTCCGGGGTCCTCATGGATCTGTCCAAAAG gTTTGGGCCCCACGGGATTCCTGTGACAGTATTTCCCAAAAGGGAATATAAGGATAAACCTGAAGCCATGCAGCTCCAAAGTAATACATTCCAAGAAGGGACGGAAGTCAAGTGTGAAGTGAATGGTGCTGTTCCCAACGACCCTTCTCCTGTCCCGCCGCCTGAGCCGAGCTTGGCTGAAAGCCTGTGGACTTCCAAACCACCACCACTCTTCCATGAAGGAGCACCTTACCCTCCCCCTTTGTTTATCAGGGACACATATAACCAGTCAATACCTCAGCCACCTCCTCGGAAAATTAAGCGACCCAAACGAAAAATGTACAGGGAAGAATCTACTTCAATAATGAATGCTATTAAACTACGACCCAGGCAGGTCCTATGTGACAAATGTAAAAACAGTGTTGTtgctgaaaaaaaggaaattagaaaaggtAGTAGTGCAAGTGACTCTTCTAAATATGAAGATAGAAAAcggagaaatgaaagcataactACTGTGAACAAAAAACTGAAAGCTGACCATAAAGTGGATGGGAAAAACCAAAATGAAAGCCAGAAAAGAAATGCTGTGGTTAAGGTTTCAAATATTGCTCACAGCAGAGGCAGAGTAGTCAAAGTTCCTGCTCAGGCGAATACATCAAAAGCTCAGTTAAGTACTAAAAAAGTGCTCCAGAGTAAGAACATGGATCATGCAAAAGCTCGGGAAGTGTTAAAAATTGCCAAAGAAAAGGCACAAAAGAAGCAAAGTGAAACCTCTGCGTCCAGAAATGCACATTCAAAAGTCCATTTCACACGTCGATATCAGAATCCTAGCTCAGGTTCCCTTCCACCCCGGGTTCGTTTAAAACCACAAAGGTACAGGAATGAAGAAAATGACTCTTCTCTGAAGACGGGACTTGAGAAAATGCGGAGTGGCAAGCTGGCACCCAAGCCCCAGTCTCGTTGCACCTCTACCCGCTCAGCAG